The Candidatus Dormiibacterota bacterium region CGAGCGTCGTGCGCGGGAAATTGAGCGACGAGCGAGACGAGCGTATCGGATGGTTGCTCGTGGTGGGCACGATTCCGGTGGGCATTCTGGGCGTGCTGCTGCAGCATCCCGTACGAGCGCTCTTCGGGTCGCCCGCTCCGGCCGCGGCCTTCCTCGCGATCAACGGCTTGGTGATGTTCGCCGGCGAGGCTCTGCGTCGCAGGCAGCATGCGGCGGTCGGACGTACCGATCACCCGATCGAACGGCTGACCTTCGCCCAAAGCGTCGGCGTAGGCTTCGCGCAGTCGTTCGCGTTGCTGCCGGGCATCTCGCGCTCGGGCGCGTCGATGGTTGCGAGCTTGCTTTGCGATCTCGATCACGAAGATGCCGCGCGCTACTCCTTTTTGCTTGCTACCCCGGTGATCTTGGCGGCATCGCTCCTGGAAATCCCCAAGCTCTTCGCGCCCGACGCGCACGTCGTCGCGATGCAGGCGATCGTCGGATGCATCGTATCGGGCGTTGCCGCTTATTTATCCGTGGCG contains the following coding sequences:
- a CDS encoding undecaprenyl-diphosphate phosphatase, with amino-acid sequence MTDIQAIVLALLQGVSELFPISSLGHTILVPALLHWRNIDRSGPTFLAFVVVLHLGTALALLTFYRKEWWAIVRALVASVVRGKLSDERDERIGWLLVVGTIPVGILGVLLQHPVRALFGSPAPAAAFLAINGLVMFAGEALRRRQHAAVGRTDHPIERLTFAQSVGVGFAQSFALLPGISRSGASMVASLLCDLDHEDAARYSFLLATPVILAASLLEIPKLFAPDAHVVAMQAIVGCIVSGVAAYLSVAFLTRYFKSNDLRPFGWYCLIVGVTCFVLARMGVLT